A region of Saccharococcus thermophilus DNA encodes the following proteins:
- a CDS encoding IS1634 family transposase yields the protein MNVQVKKVYRNSYLNIISALFKKLGLPQLIDHLVPVDPQCQTRVSDAVQAILYNVFDGRQALVHLEHWAQEVDCEKLIRPDLHPSWLNDDALARHLDRLYEAGIHNVISTCLIHIYRKEGLSLRAFHADTTDKTVYGAYESASLEALQITHGYNRHHRWQKQIGFGLVGNEDGIPFYGDVHDGNLPDKTWNPEVLSRVHEQLKQAKIEDEWIYVADSAAMTKETLAQTKAANAFLITRGPSSLRIVKTALAEADAEDTTWSDPFTLAERNGATYRVWETASTYEGHPVRLIVVESSALDQRKGKTLEKERTKEAELLREEQARWERHPFSCREDAEQALASLKASLRPRFHRVEAAVEEIVRLKKRRGRPKKGAEPEVETLYFLHLDVEFDQDAWEQARRKASRFVLVTTVPKEWKGQPMDAQEILKLYKGQISVEMNFAFLKDPFFTDEIYVKKPERVAVLGYLFLLALAIYRVFQRRVRQFITPEHPLKGPGGRKLTRPTGQAIFQLFQYVNVVLFKLPDGRIQRSLDRSLTPDQRRILQGLGMDESIYV from the coding sequence ATGAACGTTCAAGTCAAAAAGGTCTATCGCAATTCTTATTTGAATATAATAAGTGCCCTATTCAAGAAACTGGGTCTGCCTCAATTGATTGACCATCTCGTGCCCGTCGATCCGCAGTGCCAAACGCGAGTCAGCGATGCCGTTCAGGCCATCCTCTACAATGTGTTTGACGGCCGGCAAGCCCTTGTTCACTTGGAACATTGGGCTCAGGAGGTCGATTGTGAGAAACTCATCCGTCCCGATCTCCATCCTTCCTGGTTGAACGACGATGCGTTGGCCCGTCATCTCGATCGCCTGTATGAGGCTGGCATTCACAACGTCATCAGCACTTGCTTGATTCATATTTATCGAAAAGAAGGCCTTTCCCTCCGAGCCTTCCACGCCGATACGACGGACAAGACCGTTTACGGCGCGTATGAATCGGCCTCGTTAGAGGCCTTACAAATCACACATGGCTACAACCGCCATCATCGTTGGCAAAAACAGATCGGTTTCGGACTGGTCGGCAACGAGGACGGCATCCCGTTTTACGGCGATGTGCACGATGGCAACCTGCCCGATAAAACATGGAATCCCGAGGTGCTGTCTCGTGTCCATGAACAGCTGAAGCAGGCCAAAATCGAAGACGAATGGATTTACGTGGCCGATTCCGCCGCGATGACGAAAGAGACCCTGGCGCAAACCAAAGCGGCCAACGCCTTTTTGATCACCAGAGGCCCTTCGTCGCTCCGGATCGTGAAAACCGCGCTGGCCGAAGCGGATGCTGAGGACACGACGTGGAGCGATCCCTTTACGTTGGCGGAGAGAAACGGCGCCACGTACCGGGTATGGGAAACGGCCTCGACGTATGAAGGCCACCCCGTTCGGCTGATCGTTGTTGAATCGAGCGCGCTCGACCAGCGAAAAGGAAAGACGCTTGAAAAAGAACGAACCAAAGAAGCGGAGCTTCTTCGCGAGGAACAAGCCCGTTGGGAGCGTCACCCCTTCTCCTGCCGGGAAGATGCCGAACAAGCCTTGGCGTCCCTCAAGGCGTCCCTTCGCCCCCGGTTTCATCGGGTTGAGGCCGCGGTCGAAGAGATCGTACGCCTGAAAAAACGGCGCGGACGGCCGAAAAAAGGGGCGGAACCCGAGGTGGAGACGCTGTATTTCTTGCACCTTGACGTCGAATTCGACCAAGACGCGTGGGAACAGGCGAGACGGAAAGCGTCCCGGTTTGTCCTTGTCACGACCGTTCCGAAGGAATGGAAGGGCCAACCCATGGATGCCCAAGAGATCTTGAAGCTGTATAAAGGGCAGATCTCGGTGGAAATGAACTTCGCTTTTTTGAAAGATCCGTTTTTCACGGATGAGATTTACGTCAAAAAACCAGAACGGGTCGCAGTATTAGGCTATTTGTTTCTGTTGGCCTTGGCTATTTACCGCGTTTTTCAGCGCCGAGTGCGTCAGTTTATTACTCCAGAACACCCGTTGAAGGGTCCTGGAGGCCGCAAGCTGACCCGGCCGACGGGACAGGCGATTTTTCAGCTGTTTCAATATGTGAACGTCGTCCTGTTCAAGCTGCCGGATGGGCGCATCCAACGCTCACTGGATCGCTCCCTTACCCCTGATCAGCGAAGGATTCTGCAGGGATTGGGCATGGATGAGAGCATCTACGTGTAA